In Streptomyces hawaiiensis, one genomic interval encodes:
- the yjfF gene encoding galactofuranose ABC transporter, permease protein YjfF, which translates to MTATAQTPKAAPSGSTASRATRLLGDRRLPVLVTAALFIAMYVGGLSRYQNYGFGEPQVFLNLFIDNGYLLVAAIGATFVIMSGGIDLSVGSMIGFTTMFTAWLVERQGLPLLLVVPLALAVGAFGGFLMGYVIHNFEIQPFIVTLAGLFLFRGLCLVISKESISIGDASVGALAQTRVSLGVGELSIGALVALVVLGIACYVLHYTRFGRRVYAIGGNEQSALLMGLPLGGTKIAVYTVSGFCSALAGLLFMLYIQSGDPLHAVGMELDAIAAVVIGGTLLTGGSGYVLGTLFGVLVLGLIKSVITFEGTLSSWWTKIATGVLLCAFILIQRTMTARRKT; encoded by the coding sequence ATGACCGCGACCGCCCAGACCCCCAAGGCGGCTCCGAGCGGCAGTACCGCCTCCCGTGCCACGCGCCTGCTCGGCGACCGGCGTCTGCCCGTCCTGGTCACGGCCGCCCTGTTCATCGCCATGTACGTCGGTGGCCTCAGCCGGTACCAGAACTACGGGTTCGGCGAACCCCAGGTGTTCCTCAACCTGTTCATCGACAATGGCTATCTGCTGGTCGCCGCCATCGGTGCCACCTTCGTCATCATGTCGGGCGGCATCGACCTGTCCGTGGGCTCGATGATCGGCTTCACCACCATGTTCACGGCGTGGCTGGTGGAACGTCAGGGACTGCCGCTGCTCCTGGTCGTCCCCCTCGCACTGGCCGTCGGCGCCTTCGGCGGCTTCCTGATGGGCTATGTGATCCACAACTTCGAGATCCAACCGTTCATCGTCACCCTCGCCGGGCTCTTCCTCTTCCGCGGACTGTGTCTGGTCATCAGCAAGGAGTCGATCTCCATCGGCGACGCCTCGGTGGGCGCCCTGGCCCAGACGCGGGTGTCGCTCGGCGTGGGGGAGCTGTCGATCGGCGCCCTGGTGGCGTTGGTCGTCCTCGGTATCGCCTGCTACGTGCTCCACTACACCCGCTTCGGACGCCGTGTGTACGCCATTGGCGGCAACGAGCAGTCGGCTCTGCTCATGGGCCTTCCGCTGGGCGGCACGAAGATCGCCGTGTACACGGTGAGCGGCTTCTGCTCGGCCCTGGCGGGTCTGCTGTTCATGCTGTACATCCAGTCGGGGGACCCGCTGCACGCCGTCGGCATGGAACTCGACGCCATCGCCGCCGTGGTCATCGGCGGCACGCTGCTGACCGGCGGTTCCGGTTATGTGCTGGGCACGCTCTTCGGGGTGCTGGTGCTCGGCCTGATCAAGAGCGTCATCACGTTCGAGGGCACGCTCAGCTCCTGGTGGACGAAGATCGCGACAGGTGTGCTGCTGTGCGCCTTCATCCTGATCCAGCGGACCATGACGGCACGCCGGAAGACCTGA
- a CDS encoding ABC transporter permease codes for MTTTSRWRALTHHHLFWPVAVLIALLLVNVPFTPDFFSIRMTDGHLYGSLVSIVLFGSPLILVAVGMTLVIATGGIDLSVGAVVAITGALTCSYISDQADQNTLSAVFLAMGIGLVAAVVCGLWNGFLVARMGIQPIIATLIIMVAGRGVAQLITDGQIITINSEPYKLIGGGYWLTLPFSVFVVAAVVAITVALTRRTALGLLVESVGGNAEASRLVGIRSTRIKIMVYMFCALCAGIAGLMISSNTSAADGNNAGLWIELDAILAVVIGGTSLLGGRFSIGGTVVGALVIQTLTTTIYTIGVPTQTNLVFKAAVVIVVCLLQSPKFRAKVFGAKGPKGPRQDVAPAEPAPAADAAPKMEVSR; via the coding sequence GTGACCACCACTTCCCGCTGGCGAGCACTGACGCATCACCACCTGTTCTGGCCGGTCGCGGTCCTGATCGCCCTGCTGCTCGTCAACGTCCCCTTCACACCCGATTTCTTCTCGATCAGGATGACGGACGGCCACCTCTACGGCAGCCTCGTCTCCATCGTGCTGTTCGGCTCACCGCTGATCCTGGTGGCGGTCGGCATGACCCTGGTCATCGCCACCGGCGGCATCGATCTCTCCGTCGGTGCCGTGGTCGCCATCACCGGCGCCCTGACCTGTTCGTACATCAGCGACCAGGCCGACCAGAACACCCTGTCCGCGGTGTTCCTGGCGATGGGCATCGGGTTGGTGGCCGCGGTGGTCTGCGGTCTGTGGAACGGCTTCCTGGTGGCCAGGATGGGAATCCAGCCGATCATCGCGACCCTCATCATCATGGTCGCGGGCCGAGGCGTCGCCCAGCTGATCACCGACGGCCAGATCATCACCATCAACAGCGAGCCGTACAAGCTGATCGGCGGCGGCTACTGGCTGACCCTGCCCTTCTCCGTCTTCGTCGTGGCCGCCGTGGTGGCCATCACCGTGGCGCTGACCCGCCGCACGGCGCTCGGCCTGCTGGTCGAATCGGTCGGCGGCAACGCCGAGGCCAGCCGCCTGGTCGGCATCAGGTCCACCCGCATCAAGATCATGGTCTACATGTTCTGCGCGCTGTGCGCCGGCATCGCGGGCCTGATGATCAGCTCCAACACCTCGGCCGCGGACGGCAACAACGCCGGCCTGTGGATCGAACTCGACGCGATCCTCGCCGTGGTGATCGGTGGCACTTCGCTGCTCGGCGGCCGGTTCTCCATCGGCGGCACGGTGGTCGGCGCCCTCGTCATCCAGACCCTGACCACCACGATCTACACCATCGGCGTGCCCACCCAGACCAACCTGGTCTTCAAGGCCGCTGTCGTCATCGTCGTCTGCCTGCTGCAGTCCCCGAAGTTCCGGGCCAAGGTCTTCGGCGCGAAGGGCCCCAAGGGCCCGCGCCAGGACGTCGCCCCGGCGGAGCCCGCCCCGGCGGCCGACGCCGCCCCGAAGATGGAGGTGTCGCGATGA
- a CDS encoding ABC transporter substrate-binding protein — protein MLNRRNFLTAAVGVAAATGLAACAKEDGGSSGSSGGGSKAITLGFSQVGSESGWRSANSDSVKSAAKEAGYTLKFSDAQQKQENQISAIRNYIAQKVDVIAFSPVVVTGWDAVLKEAKAAKIPVVLTDRSVETSDDSLYVTLVGSDFTDEGRRAAKILEKVLEKAGHKGPVKIAQLEGTTGAAPAIERAKGFKEVMDADHADDWKIVVSQTGDFTRAGGKQVMAAFLQSNPDIDVLFAHNDDMGIGAIQAIEAAGKKPGKDILIVTVDGVKDGFVAMSEGKINAIVECNPLLGPQLMEVVKKVKDGETVERWIKTKESDFMQDQAKDALPTRKY, from the coding sequence ATGCTCAACAGAAGGAACTTCCTCACCGCAGCGGTCGGTGTGGCGGCTGCGACGGGACTCGCGGCCTGCGCCAAGGAGGACGGCGGCTCGTCCGGCTCCTCCGGTGGCGGCAGCAAGGCGATCACCCTCGGCTTCTCCCAGGTCGGTTCGGAGAGCGGCTGGCGCTCCGCCAACAGCGACTCTGTGAAGTCGGCCGCCAAGGAGGCGGGTTACACCCTCAAGTTCTCCGACGCCCAGCAGAAGCAGGAGAACCAGATCTCCGCGATCCGCAACTACATCGCGCAGAAGGTCGACGTCATCGCCTTCTCGCCGGTGGTCGTCACCGGCTGGGACGCTGTGCTCAAGGAGGCCAAGGCCGCGAAGATCCCGGTGGTCCTCACCGACCGCTCCGTCGAGACCTCCGACGACTCCCTGTACGTGACCCTGGTGGGCTCCGACTTCACCGACGAGGGCCGCCGCGCCGCCAAGATCCTGGAGAAGGTCCTGGAGAAGGCCGGCCACAAGGGCCCCGTGAAGATCGCACAGCTGGAGGGCACCACCGGTGCCGCCCCCGCGATCGAGCGTGCCAAGGGCTTCAAGGAGGTCATGGACGCGGACCACGCGGACGACTGGAAGATCGTCGTCAGCCAGACCGGTGACTTCACCCGCGCCGGCGGCAAGCAGGTCATGGCGGCCTTCCTGCAGTCCAACCCGGACATCGACGTGCTCTTCGCGCACAACGACGACATGGGCATCGGTGCCATCCAGGCCATCGAGGCGGCCGGCAAGAAGCCCGGCAAGGACATCCTGATCGTCACGGTCGACGGCGTGAAGGACGGCTTCGTCGCCATGTCCGAGGGCAAGATCAACGCCATTGTCGAGTGCAACCCGCTGCTCGGCCCCCAGCTGATGGAGGTCGTGAAGAAGGTCAAGGACGGCGAGACGGTCGAGCGCTGGATCAAGACCAAGGAGAGCGACTTCATGCAGGACCAGGCCAAGGACGCGCTCCCCACCCGCAAGTACTGA
- a CDS encoding sugar ABC transporter ATP-binding protein: MAEPRPVLEMTGIVKEFPGVRALSGVDFRLFPGEIHALMGENGAGKSTLIKVLTGVYSLDGGTISLDGESVRFGGPLQAQQAGISTVYQEVNLCPNLSVAENIFIGREPTRAGRIQWKRMRKEAAELVDRLGLDIDVAAPLSSYPLAVQQLVAIVRSVGTGDRGGAGLGTKVLVLDEPTSSLDRDEVLELFRLMRQLRDEGVAILFVSHFLDQIYEVCDRMTILRNGTLVGEHMVRDLDQVGLIELMIGKALDQLEELHEHQMHSDVGETLVKAEGLGRTGGIAPFDLEINKGEVLGLAGLLGSGRTELARLLFGADQPDSGKVTIDGKQVSMSAPNDAIGAGVAFCSENRKTEGLIPDLTVRENIILALQAARGWVRPIPAAQRDELVAKYIKALDIRPANPEARVGQLSGGNQQKVLLARWLITQPKLLILDEPTRGIDVGAKAEIQKLVVSLSEDGMSVLYIAAELEEVLRLSHSIGVLRDRRLVARLTNGPEITTSKILETIASGEHQ, translated from the coding sequence ATGGCAGAGCCGCGGCCCGTCCTGGAGATGACGGGCATAGTCAAGGAATTTCCGGGGGTCAGGGCTCTGTCGGGCGTCGACTTCCGGCTCTTCCCGGGTGAGATCCACGCCCTGATGGGCGAGAACGGCGCCGGAAAATCCACCCTCATCAAGGTGCTGACGGGCGTCTACTCCCTGGACGGCGGCACGATCAGCCTCGACGGCGAGTCCGTGCGGTTCGGCGGCCCGCTGCAGGCGCAGCAGGCCGGCATCAGCACGGTCTACCAGGAGGTCAACCTCTGCCCCAACCTGTCGGTGGCGGAGAACATCTTCATCGGACGCGAACCCACCCGCGCCGGCCGCATCCAGTGGAAACGGATGCGCAAGGAGGCGGCGGAGCTGGTCGACCGGCTCGGGCTCGACATCGACGTCGCCGCGCCGCTGTCCTCGTACCCGCTGGCCGTGCAGCAACTGGTCGCGATCGTACGGTCGGTGGGCACCGGGGACCGGGGCGGCGCGGGACTCGGCACCAAGGTACTGGTCCTCGACGAGCCGACCTCCAGCCTCGACCGCGACGAGGTTCTCGAACTGTTCCGTCTGATGCGGCAGTTGAGGGACGAGGGTGTCGCGATCCTGTTCGTGTCGCACTTCCTCGACCAGATCTACGAGGTCTGCGACCGGATGACCATCCTGCGCAACGGCACCCTGGTCGGCGAGCACATGGTCCGCGATCTCGACCAGGTCGGGCTGATCGAGCTGATGATCGGCAAGGCCCTGGACCAGCTCGAGGAACTGCACGAGCACCAGATGCACTCCGACGTCGGCGAGACGCTGGTCAAGGCCGAGGGGCTCGGCCGCACCGGCGGGATCGCCCCCTTCGACCTGGAGATCAACAAGGGCGAGGTGCTCGGGCTCGCCGGCCTGCTGGGATCAGGCCGCACCGAACTCGCCCGGCTGCTGTTCGGCGCCGACCAGCCCGACAGCGGCAAGGTGACCATCGACGGCAAGCAGGTCTCGATGAGCGCCCCGAACGACGCCATCGGGGCCGGCGTGGCCTTCTGCTCGGAGAACCGCAAGACCGAGGGCCTGATCCCCGATTTGACGGTGCGCGAGAACATCATCCTCGCCCTCCAGGCGGCCCGCGGCTGGGTCCGGCCCATCCCGGCCGCCCAGCGCGACGAACTCGTCGCCAAGTACATCAAGGCGCTCGACATCCGCCCCGCCAACCCGGAGGCGCGCGTGGGGCAGCTCAGCGGCGGCAACCAGCAGAAGGTACTGCTCGCCCGCTGGCTGATCACCCAGCCGAAGCTCCTGATCCTGGACGAGCCGACGCGCGGCATCGACGTCGGCGCCAAGGCGGAGATCCAGAAACTGGTGGTGTCCCTCTCCGAGGACGGCATGTCGGTGCTGTACATCGCGGCCGAACTGGAGGAGGTGCTCCGGCTCAGCCACAGCATCGGAGTGCTGCGCGACCGCCGGCTGGTGGCGCGACTGACCAACGGGCCGGAGATCACCACCAGCAAGATCCTCGAGACCATCGCGAGCGGAGAACACCAGTGA
- a CDS encoding acetoacetate decarboxylase family protein — MERPAVPFPPSPWRLTGDMVVSLWRVPVHELPSWPLPSGVRPWVVRRRATLITFWVDYRPGGVLAYRECLIALAVRHGHRLAGSAVAAWVDNEQSLAGGRALWGIPKELGTITLRADSRSTRGELTTAGTPPVRVAYRDVLRLPFRLPARAHLVQRLSDGTGCRVPMRITGRPALGRSRVTTEPDAPLSFLARHQPLLSLALRDFRGIVGSSAV, encoded by the coding sequence GTGGAACGACCAGCCGTCCCCTTCCCTCCTTCACCGTGGCGCCTCACCGGCGACATGGTCGTCTCGCTGTGGCGCGTCCCCGTGCACGAACTGCCGTCCTGGCCGCTGCCGTCCGGGGTCCGCCCCTGGGTCGTGCGGCGCCGCGCCACCCTGATCACCTTCTGGGTCGACTACCGGCCCGGCGGCGTCCTCGCCTACCGCGAATGCCTCATCGCCCTGGCCGTACGCCACGGACACCGCCTCGCCGGCAGCGCCGTGGCCGCCTGGGTCGACAACGAACAGTCCCTGGCCGGGGGGCGCGCCCTGTGGGGCATCCCGAAAGAGCTGGGCACGATCACGCTCCGCGCGGACAGCCGCAGCACCCGGGGCGAGCTGACCACGGCCGGCACTCCGCCGGTCCGCGTCGCGTACCGCGACGTACTGCGGCTGCCCTTCCGGCTGCCCGCCCGCGCCCACCTGGTCCAGCGGCTGTCCGACGGTACGGGGTGCCGCGTCCCCATGCGGATCACCGGGCGACCGGCCCTGGGCCGCAGCCGCGTGACGACGGAGCCTGATGCTCCGTTGTCCTTCCTCGCCCGGCATCAACCACTGCTGTCCCTCGCCCTGCGCGACTTCCGCGGCATCGTGGGCAGCTCAGCCGTTTAG